In Vanessa cardui chromosome 6, ilVanCard2.1, whole genome shotgun sequence, the following proteins share a genomic window:
- the LOC124530423 gene encoding uncharacterized protein LOC124530423: MSRYLRPETFNVEPDTASADLRWSHWRYTFINFISEEACNETDEMKLKLLINHLSPTVYSYIRDYKSYEHALSLLDHIYLKPKNEIFARYTLVARKQKQDETITEYVHALKLIAHDCNFKAATPEEYKNEYIRDAFVAGITSQTIRQRLLENTTLSLDEALNQAIALETAERNSRGYINNTSFNLNALSKQEQETPIQQNLAIANYSRKKQCFFCGGSIHRRFKCPARNATCQLCSKTGHFANVCRSNKETLNYVVKEDAPVEVATISAASPSSLKRATVSVTINDYKADALIDTGSSVSFVSGSLAQTIHLKRKPCKQAITLASLNHISFVEGSCVATIKIGQHIYKSQPLLIVNNLCADLIIGHDLLQNHSVLEFQFGGNQGPLKVCNIIEASVPPATLFSNLSPNIRPIAIKSKRYSEDDLQFINNEISKLLEEGVIEPSVSPWRAQVLVTGGGTHRKRLVIDYSLTINRFTELDAFPLPSIESIIEKVAKFNYFSQIDLKSAYHQVPILSSERQYTAFEACGKLYQFTRIPFGVTNGVAAFQRTLQYIIDTEKLAGTFAYLDDVTICGKSKDDHDRKLNEFMNAVKKYKLTLNESKCVFGSDSINLLGYSIYNNTIKPDNDRLKPLLDLPIPTDLPTLKRTLGLFAHYSKWIQNFSQKIRPLIGIKHFPLNQEAVTCFNSLKSDVCKSTLVVVDENATFMVETDASEFAIASTLSQNGRPVAFFSRTLTESECKHSSIEKEASAIVESLRKWRHYLMGRHFLLLTDQQSVVFMFNQKHSSKIKNEKIERWRLELSSFKFEIIYRPGKDNTVADALSRVCAHINSDNSKLKEIHELLCHPGITRLAHWVRTKNLPYSINDIKLITTSCRVCAEIKPRFNKNNYQLIKATSPFERLNIDFKGPLPSNTQNKYMLTIIDEYSRFPFAYPCKDMTATTVIKCLKDLFFMFGTPLYVHSDRGATFMSEQLKQFFYSLGIACSRTTPYNPQGNGQVEKLNGTLWRNIQLYLRSKDMEISDWEKALPVALHSIRSLLCTSTNVTPHERMFNHARRTSNGESFPSWMLNPGPVLMKKNVRATKYDPIVEEVELLQPNPQYSYVRLSDGRETTISNRQLAPLPENLEDCNENNEMQNSENIQDENPIPNQESIEYNQSHEPPSTSSSFKERRSKRPRRMPSYLNDYVLS; encoded by the coding sequence ATGTCAAGATATCTTCGTCCTGAAACTTTTAATGTCGAACCTGATACGGCTTCTGCAGATTTGCGATGGTCACACTGGAGGTATACGTTCATAAACTTTATCTCAGAAGAAGCTTGTAACGAAACTGATGAAATGAaactcaaattattaataaatcatctaTCTCCTACCGTGTACTCCTATATACGTGATTATAAATCCTACGAGCATGCCTTATCATTATTAgatcacatatatttaaagcctaaaaatgaaatttttgctCGATATACTTTAGTTGCTCGAAAACAAAAACAGGATGAAACTATTACAGAATACGTACACGCACTGAAATTAATAGCACATGATTGCAATTTTAAAGCCGCGACTCCTGAAGAATATAAGAATGAATACATTCGTGACGCGTTTGTTGCTGGGATCACATCCCAAACAATACGACAGAGACTCTTAGAAAACACTACCTTAAGTTTAGATGAGGCCCTAAATCAAGCGATTGCTTTAGAAACAGCCGAACGAAATTCTCGaggctatattaataatacttctttTAATCTAAATGCTCTTTCTAAGCAGGAACAAGAAACGCCAATTCAACAAAACTTAGCTATAGCAAATTATTCAAGAAAGAAGCAGTGCTTCTTTTGTGGTGGAAGCATTCATCGACGATTTAAGTGTCCTGCTCGTAATGCCACCTGCCAACTTTGCTCCAAAACAGGTCATTTCGCTAATGTCTGCCGtagtaataaagaaacacttaacTATGTTGTAAAAGAAGATGCACCGGTGGAAGTTGCTACGATTTCTGCGGCCTCACCTTCTAGCTTAAAAAGAGCTACGGTATCAGTAACAATTAACGATTACAAAGCTGATGCACTTATTGATACTGGTAGTTCCGTAAGTTTCGTAAGCGGTTCTTTAGCGCAAACAATACATCTGAAAAGGAAGCCATGTAAGCAGGCCATAACTTTAGCCTCACTTAATCACATATCTTTTGTGGAAGGTTCCTGTGTAGCGACAATCAAAATAGGGCAACATATCTATAAAAGTCAGCCCCTCTTAATTGTAAACAATCTTTGCGCAGACCTTATTATAGGGCATGACTTATTACAAAATCATTCAGTGCTTGAATTTCAGTTTGGAGGTAACCAAGGACCCCTGAAAGTCTGCAATATTATAGAAGCATCAGTTCCTCCTGCaactttatttagtaatttatctCCTAATATTAGACCAATAGCTATAAAATCTAAACGTTACTCCGAAGacgatttacaatttataaataatgaaatatctaaattacTAGAAGAAGGCGTCATTGAGCCCAGCGTATCTCCATGGCGAGCACAAGTATTAGTGACAGGAGGTGGTACACACCGAAAGCGGCTTGTTATTGACTATTCGCTTAccataaacagatttacagaaCTAGATGCATTTCCTCTACCTAGCATCGAGTCTATAATTGAAAAAgttgcaaaatttaattattttagccaAATCGATCTAAAAAGCGCTTATCACCAGGTACCAATTTTGTCATCCGAACGACAATATACAGCATTCGAAGCATGTGGTAAACTTTATCAATTTACAAGAATACCTTTTGGGGTAACAAACGGTGTCGCGGCCTTCCAACGaacattacaatacattatCGATACAGAAAAATTAGCAGGAACGTTCGCATATTTAGATGATGTCACTATTTGTGGTAAGAGTAAAGATGACCACGATAGAAAACTCAATGAATTTATGAATGCAgttaagaaatacaaattaactctAAACGAAAGTAAATGTGTCTTTGGAAGCGACTCTATAAATCTTTTAGGATactcaatatacaataatacgatTAAACCTGACAATGACCGTCTTAAACCACTATTGGATCTTCCAATTCCTACGGATTTACCAACCTTAAAAAGGACTTTAGGTTTATTTGCTCACTATTCCAAGTGGATCCAAAATTTTTCTCAGAAGATCAGACCACTTATTGGTATTAAGCATTTTCCTTTAAACCAGGAGGCTGTTACATGTTTTAACTCTTTAAAGTCAGATGTTTGTAAATCTACTTTGGTAGTGGTCGACGAAAATGCAACATTCATGGTAGAAACAGATGCATCTGAATTTGCCATTGCTTCTACACTCTCTCAAAACGGTCGTCCAGTTGCATTTTTTTCACGAACTTTAACTGAGTCTGAGTGCAAACATTCTTCTATAGAAAAGGAGGCAAGTGCAATTGTTGAATCTCTGCGTAAATGGCGGCACTATTTAATGGGTAGACATTTCTTGCTTTTAACTGATCAACAGTCTGTAGTATTCATGTTCAATCAAAAACAttcaagcaaaataaaaaatgagaaaATTGAAAGATGGAGGCTTGAACTTTccagttttaaatttgaaattatttatcgacCTGGTAAGGATAATACAGTGGCTGACGCTCTATCTAGAGTATGTGCTCATATTAATTCTGATAATAGTAAGTTGAAAGAAATTCACGAACTTCTTTGTCACCCTGGTATCACAAGATTAGCACACTGGGTAAGGACGAAGAACCTTCCATACTCTATCAATGACATTAAACTTATAACTACTTCCTGCAGAGTGTGTGCTGAAATCAAGcctcgttttaataaaaataattatcaactcATAAAAGCTACTTCTCCATTTGAACGATTGAACATAGATTTTAAGGGACCCTTACCATCTAACacgcaaaataaatacatgttaaCGATTATTGATGAATACAGCCGATTTCCATTCGCTTATCCCTGCAAAGATATGACTGCAACGACtgtaattaaatgtttgaaGGATCTTTTCTTTATGTTTGGCACTCCGCTTTATGTACACTCAGACAGAGGAGCGACATTTATGTCTGAACAATTGAAGCAATTTTTTTACTCTCTTGGGATAGCTTGCAGTCGAACAACTCCATATAATCCCCAGGGGAATGGACAAGTTGAAAAACTTAATGGAACTCTTTGGAGAAACATACAATTATACCTCCGATCTAAAGATATGGAGATATCAGATTGGGAAAAAGCTTTACCAGTGGCTTTACACTCCATCAGGTCACTTTTATGTACTAGTACTAATGTAACTCCTCACGAAAGAATGTTCAACCATGCCCGAAGAACTTCAAACGGCGAATCATTTCCTTCTTGGATGTTAAATCCAGGAcctgttttaatgaaaaagaacGTGAGAGCTACCAAGTACGATCCTATAGTTGAAGAGGTAGAGTTACTCCAGCCCAATCCGCAATATTCGTATGTCAGATTGTCAGATGGAAGAGAAACTACAATCTCTAACAGACAATTAGCTCCACTACCAGAAAATTTAGAagattgtaatgaaaataatgaaatgcaaAATTCTGAAAATATTCAAGATGAAAATCCTATTCCTAATCAAGAATCTATTGAATATAATCAATCTCATGAACCTCCTTCCACGAGTTCGTCATTTAAAGAACGTCGTTCAAAACGACCGCGAAGAATGCCGAGCTATTTAAACGATTACGTATTGTCTTAA